One part of the Neoarius graeffei isolate fNeoGra1 chromosome 2, fNeoGra1.pri, whole genome shotgun sequence genome encodes these proteins:
- the LOC132871260 gene encoding trace amine-associated receptor 13c-like, which produces MNLMDLNQSDRCVNFSCPERSVSPAAYILLYVCSAAVVLLTVCGNLLVIISVFHFKQLHTPTNTLVLSLAVSDFFVGAFVMPPMLIWIIESCWIFGRDFCTSFLSINGFLTVVSIYNIALIAVDRYLALSNPFLYMNHVSVRIILVVIIFDWGVVMVYNLALLYFNGIFMKVLLCPGECFYLVNEVWSVIDIVFSFIFPLSVIIILYTRVFVIAKKHASAIRELNNHTRSKTQKITSHSMKSERKAAKVLGILVSVFLVCLLPYFIYSLLGDVIEVQQATFHTVIFIMYLNSTMNPFIYALFYPWFRRCIKLIITLQIFQTDSALINILS; this is translated from the coding sequence ATGAACCTGATGGACTTGAACCAATCTGATCGCTGTGTGAATTTCTCCTGTCCAGAGAGATCGGTATCTCCTGCTGCTTATATCTTACTGTACGTGTGTTCAGCTGCTGTGGTTCTTCTAACAGTGTGTGGAAATCTGCTCGTCATCATCTCTGTTTTTCACTTCAAGCAGCTTCACACACCAACAAACACGCTCGTGCTCTCTCTGGCCGTGTCGGATTTCTTTGTTGGTGCTTTTGTAATGCCGCCGATGTTAATCTGGATAATCGAGTCATGCTGGATATTTGGGAGAGATTTCTGTACCAGTTTTTTATCGATTAATGGATTCCTCACAGTCGTGTCCATCTATAATATTGCTCTGATTGCTGTGGATCGATATTTGGCTCTCTCAAACCCCTTTCTCTACATGAACCATGTCTCTGTGAGGATTATTCTCGTTGTAATTATTTTTGACTGGGGTGTAGTGATGGTCTATAACTTGGCACTCTTATATTTCAATGGAATCTTCATGAAAGTTTTACTGTGTCCTGGAGAGTGTTTTTACTTAGTAAATGAGGTTTGGTCTGTAATTGATATTGTATTTTCATTTATCTTTCCACTTTCTGTCATAATCATATTGTATACTCGGGTTTTTGTGATTGCTAAGAAACATGCCAGTGCGATCAGAGAGCTTAATAATCACACACGGTCTAAAACACAGAAAATCACATCACACTCGATGAAATCTGAGAGAAAAGCAGCTAAAGTCCTCGGCATTTTAGTTTCTGTATTTCTGGTGTGTTtacttccatattttatttacagCTTATTAGGTGATGTTATTGAAGTCCAGCAAGCAACTTTTCATACAGTCATTTTCATAATGTATCTTAATTCCACCATGAATCCATTTATTTATGCTCTGTTTTATCCATGGTTTAGGAGGTGCATTAAATTAATTATCACTCTGCAAATATTCCAAACAGACTCTGCATTAATAAACATACTTTCATGA